The following are encoded together in the Jaculus jaculus isolate mJacJac1 chromosome 3, mJacJac1.mat.Y.cur, whole genome shotgun sequence genome:
- the LOC101617097 gene encoding olfactory receptor 8B12: MEYFTRIAVLNMETQNSSVTEFILAGLTDQPGLRIPLFFLFLGFYVVTVVGNLGLITLIGLSSQLHTPMYFFLFNLSLIDFCYSATITPKMLMSFVSKKNIILHAGCMTQLFFFCFFVISESFLLSAMAYDRYVAICNPLVYMVTMSPQVCLLLLLGVYVMGFTGAIAHTGSIISLTFCADNLVNHFMCDILPLLELSCNSTYVNELVVFIVVAFDIGVPIFTIFISYALILSSILHIHSTEGRSKAFSTCSSHIIVVSLFFGSGAFMYLKPPSILPLDQGKVSSLFYTIVVPMLNPLIYSLRNKDVKVSLKKTLDRRMFS; encoded by the coding sequence AAACATGGAAACCCAGAATTCTTCGGTGACAGAGTTCATCCTCGCAGGCTTAACAGACCAGCCTGGACTTCGGATCCCACTGTTCTTCCTGTTTCTAGGATTCTATGTAGTTACTGTAGTGGGGAACTTGGGCTTAATCACCCTAATAGGGCTCAGTTCTCAACTGCACactcccatgtacttcttcctcttcAACCTTTCCTTAATAGATTTCTGTTACTCTGCTACCATCACCCCCAAAATGCTGATGAgttttgtctcaaagaaaaacataatCTTGCATGCTGGATGTATGActcagctctttttcttttgcttctttgtcATCTCTGAGTCCTTCCTCCTGTCTGCCATGGCATATGACCGCTATGTTGCCATTTGTAACCCCTTGGTATACATGGTCACCATGTCTCCCCAGGTGTGCTTACTCCTTTTATTGGGTGTCTATGTGATGGGGTTTACTGGAGCCATAGCTCACACAGGAAGCATAATAAGTCTTACTTTCTGTGCTGACAACCTTGTCAATCACTTTATGTGTGACATTCTTCCCCTCCTTGAGTTATCCTGCAACAGTACTTACGTGAATGAGCTGGTAGTCTTTATTGTTGTGGCCTTTGatattggtgtgcccattttcaccaTCTTCATTTCTTATGCCCTCATCCTCTCTAGCATTCTTCACATCCATTCCACAGAGGGAAGGTCCAAGGCATTCAGCACCTGCAGCTCCCATATAATTgtggtttctcttttctttggttCAGGGGCTTTCATGTACCTTAAACCTCCTTCTATTTTGCCCCTTGACCAAGGCAAAGTGTCCTCCCTTTTCTATACCATTGTGGTCCCCATGTTAAATCCATTGATATATAGCTTGAGGAACAAGGATGTCAAAGTTTCCCTGAAGAAAACTTTGGACAGGAGAATGTTTTCTTAA